From Chrysemys picta bellii isolate R12L10 chromosome 1, ASM1138683v2, whole genome shotgun sequence:
GCTGTTTGTACTGTTTGGGGAAATCCCACATCACGTCAAGGTGCAGtatcttcctctccttccctgtccGTACATGGGAAAGCTGAGCTCTTTGCCTCAAAAATCACCTAATGGAGGCTGCAATGGGGCCAAAATCGGATCCTGGCCAGGGAATCCCCCCTGTCCATCAGCCTGAGCAACCTAAGAGCGCTCTCCCTACCATGGAAACTCCAGCTGGCTCCGCCAGTACCAGTGCTACAGACCCAATGCAGAGACCTAGCCATGAGTCATGGACGCATGCGCATAAGCATGGCCATAAGTCTTCCTCCAAGTCCAAGAAGGACATTGCCCTGTCAACGAATTCCAGCCATGGAGGAACGAGTTGTTCCAAGGCTCACAAGAGTGAAAAAAGGTAGGCAGGAAGCACAGATTTTGAAtcccctcagtggaatacagataaggatcacgcatctcaaagaacctccagttacaggtaagtaacctgcCCTTTTCATTCCTAGAAAATATAAGGTAGGGGATGAGTTGGATGGAGAGAGAAGTAGAAGCGTTGGTGAGTTCCAGAGAAAAAGAGGGAGAATGAGATTTCTGGGTTTACGTCAGTGGTCAAAATCAAAAGGAAGAACGTAGCAAACTTCTCACCACCCTTAGTGAAGAAATGAATGGAGAAAGAACAGTAACAGGGGTTGGCATTTACACTGTTCATCTTCAACTTCCTTTACTAAAAGAAGAAATGCTGGAAGTAGAGTATGAATGAAGTCATATAATAATCTATATTAGTTAAAAAGTCCATGCTGGTTGAACTTGTAGAATACCAATAAACAGTTTCTCTTTGATTTATTTAACCTTTTAAGTAAAACCCAATCAAtatattaaaattcagaatgagaAAAACTCTGGGATTTTGAGATAAAAAGGAAAACCTGGTGAGCTGGAGTAACTTGCTCCTCTCACCCATCCAATTTTGCCCTGAGCTTCAACACACAagcttcagagatttttttttatgtcaATTTCCTatagttttgttttttcacaTACTATGTAAGTATGTAATCAATCAATCCAGGCTTTTACTGAATGTCCGATGAGACATTACTTGTTTTTTAAGAGccaggtttttttaaattggaataaAATTAGATGCCTTTCCAAAGGGTCTTTCTGAGCTCAGCCTTTTGAAATCTCATATAGAATACTATAGTTCTTAAAAATATTACATAAAGAATTCTCAGagcacatctgaaaattttgctacAGTCCTAGAGTCTTAAAATTTCACCTGTCTTCCAAGAGATGAGAGTGTCTTTCTCAGGATTTCACTGTTGTTCCATGGAATTCACCCTCTGAGGCAGGACAGTTTTAAGGCTCCAGGCCTATTCACTTTTGTTTTCCTCCAAGGACCCTTATATAAATATTTGGATTTTGGCACAGTGCTTTCTCTTTATTATTAAAGTGAAATATTTACTGTGACTGTACTGAGTGACAGTCTGCTTTATAGTTACATGCAGTAACAGTTCAACAATGGAGACTAACGGTTGTAAAATTGCCAAGTCTGAGTTAATGTGgtctttcctcttttctttcccccATCCCGCAGCAGGCACGTATTTGGTATAGGAAGTCTGCTAAGCAGAACAAGCTTCATTTCCCATCTTCAAGGGATTCCCGTTTCACTCCTTCACCAAGCTACATTTCTCACAGTCACAGACCTGCCCCTGATCAAACTAGTGAGCATCTGAACTCAGCTGGTCAAATCAAGCTGCATCGGGCAAATGGCCTTGGTCAGTACCTTGGCATCTCCCAGCAGGACTTGAGAAATGGTGACCGAGGAGACTTCACCCGAAGATCCAGTAGTGCCTCCAGCATTTCATGGTCATTTCAGCGAAGCAAGTCTCTGTTCTGCTTGCCCACAACAAGCTCCTCTCCGGCCTCTGACTCCTTTAACTTTAGTGAACCATTTCAGAATTTAAATACTGGGTCATCTGTGAACAGGTTAAAAACATGGAGATGCAGTCCCAAGCTTAACATTGAGGACTTGGAGGGTTCACAGGAGACTGATGTCGACACAGGGATGAAGCTGTCCTTCTCAGATCTGTCTGTGGTCTCAGCCTACTCTACCTTTAATGGATTTTGCAGTGATTTGGAAGCTACTCTTCCCTCACAAAGGCAAAGTGTCAGTATATCTAAACAGGCTGTCTCCAGGGGAAGGCCGTTGTCAGCCATGTGCAGTACCCTTGAGCTCCCTAGTGGTTCACTTCCATCTCTCTCCGAGTGGTCTTCCAGCTCTTTCTTGTCATCTTCCGCATCCCCCTTAGCATCTCACTGCCAACTCAGACAGTCACCAAGAGCAACCCCTTGTTCTCTGAACGATAGGAAAACAACTGGCAGCATTCATCCAGGCTCTCCAACCAACGAGGAGGAATTCTACATCTGAGCTTTCTCCATGCTGAACCTTTTAATGTAAATTTGTGCATATGTGAATTACAGCAGTGCATTTCCACCATCTGAGCTGGCAAGTTCCTTGCTTCTTCCTGAGGGGAGGGTGTTACATCATTAAATGTTGTAAATGTTGTAAAAGGTTCCCACACACCACTGTAATGGGTGCCTCATAAATGTGTATTATAATATCAGGTGAGATTGTATCCACTGGATTCATGTGGAGGGGAACCTCGATGTGTAGCTGTGCAGGTAAGAGGTTGGTGCTCAGTGTCCTTCAGCTCTGGCGAAGGGGGTTTGGGAGACTGACCCTTAGCATGTAGAGCAGGAAGTGCCCAGGGATGCACATGGTAACCCACCTTCCCCTGACAAGTATCTGTAAAGATGCTGAAAAGAAAATACAACCTCAAGCTGCATTAACTTTTCTGAGAAGCTCTCCACGCTGGCGaacccttccccacctcctttaTGAGGTTCCAGAGGCAGCTATGAAAAGGGCCGACCCTAACAACATGACTCCAGTAGAGCCAGATAAGGAGGCTGAGGGCCCCAGAACCATTGTAGAGGCACAAGCCTCCAGCTGATCTTTGAGAATCTGCAGATTCGGGGAGAGAACGTCCTGTTTGCTCCATGGGGAAGAAGGAACCCGCACCATATCCCCAATCTGATGGACCGGTTTTGGGAAAATGCCAAGAGGGGAACCTTGAGGAGTTTTTCTCcccatctctccctcctccctcccccccagtcaaaAGTGTTTTTCATCATATGGGAAGGGAGCAGGGCGACTCATTGTTAAAAATCCACTGCAGCTCCCTATTTTTAGGGGTTTGTTATTTTGGTTGTAAAAAATTCACCTCAAACATAAACATAGTATTGGTGGTCCCAGACCAATTTCTGTGTAAAACAAATTTCTTGCCAAACTTGTCTGAATTTTTAATTTATCTAAAGGGAAAAACATGTAGAATTGTACTGGCCTTTTTATCAAGTTACATTTTGGCAAGTTGTTACAGTATAATGTGGCAAGCTGTTATGGTGTAATTACTTTTGATATTTTGGAAAAACGTTTACATGGAGAAGCCATTAGTCTGAGAAATGGCTAAGTACCTTTATAAGGATTTTTACCATCTATTTCAAACTTTTCTGACAATATATCTCTGTGTTAAACACTACTGACACTGATTGTTGTTCTGGTCTAGGCACTAAGAACATTACCTGGTTTAAAGTAGTGTTTACAAATCTGTATTTAATAATAGACAGGTACAGCTACAGAAGATCCACTCTGATCAGTCAGTAAATAAAACTAGGGAGGAAGAATGATCTTGTGTGTATTACTCTGCAGCGTTACTCAGAACAATACTATTCATTTTAAAACAGCCTAAATAAATAGTTACATAAGAgagtggaacagctccaaaaACCTCCATTCTAACCCCCAACTAAATATACAGTTTATACTATTCCACTAAccgtccttaaaaaaaaaaaagcagtctggaagaaataaatataaaatcattctGTTTAAACACCATTAAAGTTGTAACCCAAATCCACAAAAGGCAGGAAATTGACAGTAAAGGCTTGAAGGAATTGGCAGTCAATTCACTGACCCTCCTTTATGCTGTTCGgcattttttgctttttttccccccacagtgaTAGAGAATGGTGCATCTGCCTCATCTAGAGTTTCCTGCCTGTAGTCAGCTACTGAGACAACATGAACTGCCTG
This genomic window contains:
- the FAM124A gene encoding protein FAM124A isoform X6; protein product: MTAWTREPRQEGELSVEDNQDPFLVSIHIIADPGESKVLQQAIDKLLAWIHPDLQLFRVSERRVSRKHRKSGKAAVSQPALAVILFLQEEYGEEPILQLHETFQRPPWHYHHTERVQGKFLPYMPCSQDFFTLAHGTPLWAIRPVHYGREIIRFAIYCRNENFIDIMKLYQLILKRPVCQKKADFCVFPVYSNMDIDIQFSLKRLPKGQIPTPTESAVLEFRVEDVGQLVPLLPNPCSPISEGRWQTEDHDGNKILLQQARIWYRKSAKQNKLHFPSSRDSRFTPSPSYISHSHRPAPDQTSEHLNSAGQIKLHRANGLGQYLGISQQDLRNGDRGDFTRRSSSASSISWSFQRSKSLFCLPTTSSSPASDSFNFSEPFQNLNTGSSVNRLKTWRCSPKLNIEDLEGSQETDVDTGMKLSFSDLSVVSAYSTFNGFCSDLEATLPSQRQSVSISKQAVSRGRPLSAMCSTLELPSGSLPSLSEWSSSSFLSSSASPLASHCQLRQSPRATPCSLNDRKTTGSIHPGSPTNEEEFYI
- the FAM124A gene encoding protein FAM124A isoform X3 — protein: MERKPGGEDDCVDSGAETGGSEYSRMSSTSSELSVEDNQDPFLVSIHIIADPGESKVLQQAIDKLLAWIHPDLQLFRVSERRVSRKHRKSGKAAVSQPALAVILFLQEEYGEEPILQLHETFQRPPWHYHHTERVQGKFLPYMPCSQDFFTLAHGTPLWAIRPVHYGREIIRFAIYCRNENFIDIMKLYQLILKRPVCQKKADFCVFPVYSNMDIDIQFSLKRLPKGQIPTPTESAVLEFRVEDVGQLVPLLPNPCSPISEGRWQTEDHDGNKILLQQARIWYRKSAKQNKLHFPSSRDSRFTPSPSYISHSHRPAPDQTSEHLNSAGQIKLHRANGLGQYLGISQQDLRNGDRGDFTRRSSSASSISWSFQRSKSLFCLPTTSSSPASDSFNFSEPFQNLNTGSSVNRLKTWRCSPKLNIEDLEGSQETDVDTGMKLSFSDLSVVSAYSTFNGFCSDLEATLPSQRQSVSISKQAVSRGRPLSAMCSTLELPSGSLPSLSEWSSSSFLSSSASPLASHCQLRQSPRATPCSLNDRKTTGSIHPGSPTNEEEFYI
- the FAM124A gene encoding protein FAM124A isoform X5, whose protein sequence is MSSTSSELSVEDNQDPFLVSIHIIADPGESKVLQQAIDKLLAWIHPDLQLFRVSERRVSRKHRKSGKAAVSQPALAVILFLQEEYGEEPILQLHETFQRPPWHYHHTERVQGKFLPYMPCSQDFFTLAHGTPLWAIRPVHYGREIIRFAIYCRNENFIDIMKLYQLILKRPVCQKKADFCVFPVYSNMDIDIQFSLKRLPKGQIPTPTESAVLEFRVEDVGQLVPLLPNPCSPISEGRWQTEDHDGNKILLQVEISFLLSTCKTLTSSPGFFSSDQARIWYRKSAKQNKLHFPSSRDSRFTPSPSYISHSHRPAPDQTSEHLNSAGQIKLHRANGLGQYLGISQQDLRNGDRGDFTRRSSSASSISWSFQRSKSLFCLPTTSSSPASDSFNFSEPFQNLNTGSSVNRLKTWRCSPKLNIEDLEGSQETDVDTGMKLSFSDLSVVSAYSTFNGFCSDLEATLPSQRQSVSISKQAVSRGRPLSAMCSTLELPSGSLPSLSEWSSSSFLSSSASPLASHCQLRQSPRATPCSLNDRKTTGSIHPGSPTNEEEFYI
- the FAM124A gene encoding protein FAM124A isoform X7, encoding MSSTSSELSVEDNQDPFLVSIHIIADPGESKVLQQAIDKLLAWIHPDLQLFRVSERRVSRKHRKSGKAAVSQPALAVILFLQEEYGEEPILQLHETFQRPPWHYHHTERVQGKFLPYMPCSQDFFTLAHGTPLWAIRPVHYGREIIRFAIYCRNENFIDIMKLYQLILKRPVCQKKADFCVFPVYSNMDIDIQFSLKRLPKGQIPTPTESAVLEFRVEDVGQLVPLLPNPCSPISEGRWQTEDHDGNKILLQQARIWYRKSAKQNKLHFPSSRDSRFTPSPSYISHSHRPAPDQTSEHLNSAGQIKLHRANGLGQYLGISQQDLRNGDRGDFTRRSSSASSISWSFQRSKSLFCLPTTSSSPASDSFNFSEPFQNLNTGSSVNRLKTWRCSPKLNIEDLEGSQETDVDTGMKLSFSDLSVVSAYSTFNGFCSDLEATLPSQRQSVSISKQAVSRGRPLSAMCSTLELPSGSLPSLSEWSSSSFLSSSASPLASHCQLRQSPRATPCSLNDRKTTGSIHPGSPTNEEEFYI
- the FAM124A gene encoding protein FAM124A isoform X4; the encoded protein is MERKPGGEDDCVDSGAETGGSEYSRMSSTSSELSVEDNQDPFLVSIHIIADPGESKVLQQAIDKLLAWIHPDLQLFRVSERRVSRKHRKSGKAAVSQPALAVILFLQEEYGEEPILQLHETFQRPPWHYHHTERVQGKFLPYMPCSQDFFTLAHGTPLWAIRPVHYGREIIRFAIYCRNENFIDIMKLYQLILKRPVCQKKADFCVFPVYSNMDIDIQFSLKRLPKGQIPTPTESAVLEFRVEDVGQLVPLLPNPCSPISEGRWQTEDHDGNKILLQARIWYRKSAKQNKLHFPSSRDSRFTPSPSYISHSHRPAPDQTSEHLNSAGQIKLHRANGLGQYLGISQQDLRNGDRGDFTRRSSSASSISWSFQRSKSLFCLPTTSSSPASDSFNFSEPFQNLNTGSSVNRLKTWRCSPKLNIEDLEGSQETDVDTGMKLSFSDLSVVSAYSTFNGFCSDLEATLPSQRQSVSISKQAVSRGRPLSAMCSTLELPSGSLPSLSEWSSSSFLSSSASPLASHCQLRQSPRATPCSLNDRKTTGSIHPGSPTNEEEFYI